The Acipenser ruthenus chromosome 27, fAciRut3.2 maternal haplotype, whole genome shotgun sequence genome includes a window with the following:
- the LOC117432200 gene encoding ubiquitin carboxyl-terminal hydrolase 47-like isoform X1, which yields MEMVPIEENQIVPKEGVFWSCRQSIFDEMKKKFSQIENAADEPRVLCIVQDTTNAKTVNERLTLNLPASTSLRKLFEDVSSKAGYVNDTFDLVWGSPTDLAPLDHSSDKSLSESGFEAGKKNFLHLTDKDGEQPQIASDESGTADSSGLDDSSRDRFVGPLPRDGTVGCSSDYSSQSYSYSSILSKSETGYVGLVNQAMTCYLNSLLQTLYMTPEFRNALYNWEFEESEEDQVTSIPYQLQRLFVLLQTSKKRAIETTDVTRSFGWDSSEAWQQHDVQELCRVMFDALEQKWRQTEQADLINQLYQGKLKDYVRCLECGYESWRIDTYLDIPLVIRPYGSSQAFGSVEEALQAFIQPETLDGPNQYFCERCKKKCDARKGLRFLHVPYLLTLQLKRFDFDYTTMHRIKLNDRMTFPEELDMSPFIDVEDEKSPQTESCTDSGAENEGSCHSDQMSNDFSTDDGVDEGICLENSSSAGLKSKSSLTYELFSVMVHSGSAAGGHYYACIKSFSDGQWYSFNDQHVSKITQDDIRKTYGGSSGSRGYYSSAFASSTNAYMLIYRLKDPARNAKYLDVQEFPEHIKYLDQKEKEMEEQEKRQREIERNTCKIKLFCMHPVKMIMMENKLEVHRDKTLKEAVEMAYKLLDLDGIVALDCCRLVKYDEFHEYLERSYEGEEETPMGLLLGGVKSSYMFDLLLETKRPEQVFQLYKPGEVMVKVHVVDLKTETIALPVTVRAYLNQTVTEFTQLLSQATGLSADTMRIVLERCYNDLRLLYVPNKTLKAEGFFRSNKVFIESSDSADHQVTFTDSHLWKLLDRHGNTIRLYVSLPVQSQLNRTLPQKVDGNSGSLEDTFERAKGNRKTVEAILEESTEKLKNLSLQQQGGNSENVKSTETCDFENIESPSQEADSTSLDNRELDNRIQISDPENNLQSEERSDSDLNNDRSTSSVDSDILSSGHSSDTLCNADNAPIPLANGLDSHSITCSRRSKANEGKKETWDTAEEDSGTDSEYDENGKSKGETQYVYFRAEPYTSDDGSGEGQKCLLVHLDKRITLAAFKQNVESFVGVPSSQFKVFRVYANNQEFESVRLNETLSSFSDDNKMIIRLGRALKKGEYRVKVYQLLVNDPEPCRFLIDSVFAKGMTVRQSKEELLLPLKEQCKLNLSIDRFRLRKKTWKNPGTVFLDYHVYEEDINISSNWEVFLEVLDEPEKMKSMSQLAVLTRRWRPSQMKLEPFQEVVLESSSVDELKQKLSEISGIPVENTEFAKGRGTFPCDISILEIHQDLDWNPKVSTLNVWPLYICDDGAVVFYRDKTEELMDLSDEDRNELMKKESSRLLKTGHRVNYSPRKEKALKIYLDGAPSKDSSQD from the exons GGTGTGTTTTGGAGTTGCAGACAAAGTATTTTTGATGAAATGAAGAAGAAATTCTCTCAG ATTGAAAATGCTGCAGATGAACCTCGCGTGCTGTGTATCGTTCAGGACACCACGAATGCAAAGACTGTTAATGAGAGACTTACCTTAAACCTCCCTGCTTCAACCTCCCTCAGAAAGCTCTTTGAGGATGTCTCCTCCAAGGCTGGCTATGTAAATGACACTTTTGATTTGGTGTGGGGCAGTCCTACAGACCTG gctCCCCTGGATCATAGTAGTGACAAATCTCTGTCAGAGTCTGGCTTTGAAGCAGGGAAGAAAAATTTTCTACATCTGACCGATAAAGATGGTGAACAGCCTCAAATAGCATCA GATGAATCGGGTACAGCAGACAGCAGTGGCCTTGATGACAGTTCTCGGGACAGATTTGTTGGTCCTCTTCCTAGAGACGGCACAGTCGGCTGCAGCAGTGACTACAGCAGCCAGAGCTACTCGTACTCCTCTATCCTCAGCAAATCAGAAACGG GATATGTTGGGTTGGTAAACCAAGCCATGACCTGCTACCTAAACAGCTTGCTGCAGACCCTCTATATGACtcctgagttcagaaatgctctGTACAA CTGGGAGTTTGAGGAGTCTGAAGAAGACCAAGTTACCAGCATCCCATACCAACTCCAGCGGCTCTTTGTTTTGTTGCAAACCAGTAAGAAAAGAGCCATCGAAACAACAGATGTGACCCGCAGCTTTGGGTGGGACAGCAGTGAAG CTTGGCAACAGCATGATGTCCAGGAGTTATGCAGAGTCATGTTTGATGCACTGGAGCAAAAGTGGAGACAGACTGAGCAG GCTGACCTTATCAATCAGCTGTATCAGGGCAAGTTGAAGGATTATGTACGGTGTCTGGAGTGTGGATACGAGAGCTGGAGGATCGACACTTATCTCGATATCCCGCTGGTCATCCGACCCTATGGTTCCAGCCAGGCATTTGGCAGTGTG GAAGAAGCACTTCAAGCATTCATCCAGCCAGAGACTCTGGATGGCCCCAATCAATACTTCTGTGAGCGCTGTAAAAAGAAATGTGATGCACGAAAG gGTTTGAGGTTCCTGCACGTTCCATACTTGTTGACGCTCCAGTTAAAGCGGTTTGACTTTGACTACACCACCATGCATCGGATTAAGCTGAACGATCGTATGACTTTCCCTGAAGAGCTGGATATGAGTCCTTTTATTGATGTAGAAGATGAG AAATCGCCTCAAACCGAGAGTTGCACAGACAGTGGAGCTGAAAACGAAGGGAGTTGTCACAGCGATCAGATGAGCAATGATTTCTCCACTGATGATGGCGTTGATGAGGGAATTTGTCTGGAGAACAGCAGCAGTGCAGGTTTAAAATCTAAG aGTTCTTTAACTTACGAGCTCTTCTCAGTTATGGTCCACTCTGGAAGTGCTGCTGGGGGCCACTACTATGCTTGCATCAAATCGTTCAGTGACGGCCAGTGGTACAGTTTTAATGATCAGCATGTTAGCAAG ATTACCCAAGATGACATTCGGAAAACTTACGGTGGATCCTCAGGAAGCAGAGGCTATTACTCCAGTGCCTTTGCCAG CTCTACAAATGCATACATGCTGATTTATAGGCTTAAGGATCCTGCAAGGAATGCAA AGTATCTGGATGTTCAAGAATTTCCAGAGCATATAAAATATCTAGATCAAAAAGAGAAGGAGATGGAAGAGCAGGAAAAGAGACAACGCGAAATTGAACGCAACACCTGCAAG ATTAAGCTGTTTTGCATGCACCCTGTGAAGATGATCATGATGGAAAACAAACTTGAAGTCCATAGAGATAAAACACTGAAGGAAGCTGTGGAAATGGCATATAAG TTGCTGGATCTGGATGGGATTGTTGCACTGGACTGCTGTCGCCTTGTTAAATATGATGAGTTTCATGAGTACCTGGAAAGGTCCTATGAAGGAGAGGAGGAGACCCCAATGGGATTGTTGCTAGGTGGAGTGAAGTCATCCTATATGTTTGACCTGCTGTTAGAAACAAAAAGACCAGAACAGGTCTTCCAACTGTACAAACCAGGAG aagTAATGGTGAAAGTGCATGTTGTTGACCTGAAAACGGAGACCATTGCCCTTCCTGTCACTGTTCGAGCTTACTTGAACCAGACGGTCACAGAGTTCACACAGCTCCTTTCACAg GCAACAGGACTTTCTGCAGACACAATGCGCATAGTGCTGGAGCGTTGCTATAATGATCTAAGACTGCTCTATGTGCCCAATAAGACACTGAAGGCAGAGGGATTCTTTAGAAGCAACAAG GTGTTCATTGAAAGCTCCGATTCAGCAGATCATCAGGTCACATTTACGGATTCTCATTTATGGAAGCTTCTTGATCGCCATGGAAACACTATTAGGTTGTATGTGTCTTTACCTGTACAATCCCAGCTTAACAGGACCCTTCCACAAAAAGTTGATGGCAATTCGGGCAGTTTAGAGGATACCTTTGAAAGGGCGAAGGGTAACAGAAAGACTGTGGAAGCAATTTTGGAAGAAAGCACTGAAAAACTCAAGAACTTGTCACTCCAACAGCAGGGAGGAAACAGCGAGAACGTCAAGAGCACAGAGACATGCGACTTTGAGAATATCGAGTCCCCCTCCCAGGAAGCTGACTCTACCTCATTAGACAACAGAGAGCTGGATAACCGGATTCAGATCTCCGATCCTGAAAACAACTTGCAGTCTGAGGAGCGCTCAGACTCTGACTTAAACAATGACCGCAGCACTAGCTCAGTGGATAGCGATATCCTCAGCTCAGGTCACAGTAGTGACACATTGTGCAATGCTGACAATGCTCCCATCCCTTTAGCCAACGGGCTGGATTCTCACAGCATCACGTGCAGTCGGAGGTCAAAAGCAAACGAGGGCAAAAAGGAAACGTGGGATACCGCAGAGGAGGATTCTGGGACAGACAGTGAATATGATGAGAATGGGAAGAGCAAAGGAGAGACGCAGTATGTTTATTTCAGGGCAGAGCCATACACTTCAGATGATGGTTCAGGAGAAGggcaaaaat GTTTATTGGTCCATCTTGATAAACGGATTACGCTGGCTGCCTTCAAACAAAATGTGGAGTCCTTTGTTGGAGTTCCATCCTCCCAGTTTAAGGTCTTCCGGGTCTATGCCAACAACCAGGAGTTTGAAAGTGTTAGGCTAAATGAAACTCTATCCTCATTTTCAGATGATAACAAG ATGATAATACGATTAGGAAGAGCACTAAAAAAAGGGGAGTATCGTGTCAAAGTTTACCAGCTTCTAGTAAATGATCCAGAG CCCTGCAGGTTTTTGATAGATTCGGTGTTTGCAAAAGGAATGACTGTGCGGCAGTCTAAAGAAGAGCTTTTGCTTCCTCTCAAGGAGCAGTGTAAGCTGAACCTCAGTATTGACAG ATTTCGACTGCGAAAGAAGACTTGGAAAAATCCTGGAACAGTATTTCTGGACTATCATGTCTATGAAGAAGATATCAACATCTCCAGCAATTGGGAGGTCTTCCTTGAAGTGCTTGATG AACCTGAGAAAATGAAGTCTATGTCCCAACTAGCTGTGCTAACAAGGCGATGGAGACCGTCACAAATGAAGCTGGAACCCTTCCAGGAAGTGGTCCTGGAAAGCAGCAGCGTCGATGAACTTAAGCAGAAG CTGAGTGAGATAAGTGGGATTCCTGTTGAAAATACAGAATTTGCAAAG GGTAGAGGAACATTTCCCTGTGATATCTCAATCTTGGAAATTCATCAGGATTTAGATTGGAATCCAAAAGTATCGACACTCAATGTTTGGCCTCTCTATATCTGTGATGATGGAGCGGTCGTCTTTTACAG GGACAAGACAGAGGAGCTGATGGATCTGTCAGATGAAGACAGGAATGAACTCATGAAAAAAGAAAGCAGTCGTCTCCTTAAGACAGGACACAGAGTGAACTACTCTCCCCGTAAAGAGAAAGCACTAAAGATCTATTTGGATGGTGCACCAAGTAAAGACTCAAGCCAGGACTGA
- the LOC117432200 gene encoding ubiquitin carboxyl-terminal hydrolase 47-like isoform X2, which produces MEMVPIEENQIVPKEIENAADEPRVLCIVQDTTNAKTVNERLTLNLPASTSLRKLFEDVSSKAGYVNDTFDLVWGSPTDLAPLDHSSDKSLSESGFEAGKKNFLHLTDKDGEQPQIASDESGTADSSGLDDSSRDRFVGPLPRDGTVGCSSDYSSQSYSYSSILSKSETGYVGLVNQAMTCYLNSLLQTLYMTPEFRNALYNWEFEESEEDQVTSIPYQLQRLFVLLQTSKKRAIETTDVTRSFGWDSSEAWQQHDVQELCRVMFDALEQKWRQTEQADLINQLYQGKLKDYVRCLECGYESWRIDTYLDIPLVIRPYGSSQAFGSVEEALQAFIQPETLDGPNQYFCERCKKKCDARKGLRFLHVPYLLTLQLKRFDFDYTTMHRIKLNDRMTFPEELDMSPFIDVEDEKSPQTESCTDSGAENEGSCHSDQMSNDFSTDDGVDEGICLENSSSAGLKSKSSLTYELFSVMVHSGSAAGGHYYACIKSFSDGQWYSFNDQHVSKITQDDIRKTYGGSSGSRGYYSSAFASSTNAYMLIYRLKDPARNAKYLDVQEFPEHIKYLDQKEKEMEEQEKRQREIERNTCKIKLFCMHPVKMIMMENKLEVHRDKTLKEAVEMAYKLLDLDGIVALDCCRLVKYDEFHEYLERSYEGEEETPMGLLLGGVKSSYMFDLLLETKRPEQVFQLYKPGEVMVKVHVVDLKTETIALPVTVRAYLNQTVTEFTQLLSQATGLSADTMRIVLERCYNDLRLLYVPNKTLKAEGFFRSNKVFIESSDSADHQVTFTDSHLWKLLDRHGNTIRLYVSLPVQSQLNRTLPQKVDGNSGSLEDTFERAKGNRKTVEAILEESTEKLKNLSLQQQGGNSENVKSTETCDFENIESPSQEADSTSLDNRELDNRIQISDPENNLQSEERSDSDLNNDRSTSSVDSDILSSGHSSDTLCNADNAPIPLANGLDSHSITCSRRSKANEGKKETWDTAEEDSGTDSEYDENGKSKGETQYVYFRAEPYTSDDGSGEGQKCLLVHLDKRITLAAFKQNVESFVGVPSSQFKVFRVYANNQEFESVRLNETLSSFSDDNKMIIRLGRALKKGEYRVKVYQLLVNDPEPCRFLIDSVFAKGMTVRQSKEELLLPLKEQCKLNLSIDRFRLRKKTWKNPGTVFLDYHVYEEDINISSNWEVFLEVLDEPEKMKSMSQLAVLTRRWRPSQMKLEPFQEVVLESSSVDELKQKLSEISGIPVENTEFAKGRGTFPCDISILEIHQDLDWNPKVSTLNVWPLYICDDGAVVFYRDKTEELMDLSDEDRNELMKKESSRLLKTGHRVNYSPRKEKALKIYLDGAPSKDSSQD; this is translated from the exons ATTGAAAATGCTGCAGATGAACCTCGCGTGCTGTGTATCGTTCAGGACACCACGAATGCAAAGACTGTTAATGAGAGACTTACCTTAAACCTCCCTGCTTCAACCTCCCTCAGAAAGCTCTTTGAGGATGTCTCCTCCAAGGCTGGCTATGTAAATGACACTTTTGATTTGGTGTGGGGCAGTCCTACAGACCTG gctCCCCTGGATCATAGTAGTGACAAATCTCTGTCAGAGTCTGGCTTTGAAGCAGGGAAGAAAAATTTTCTACATCTGACCGATAAAGATGGTGAACAGCCTCAAATAGCATCA GATGAATCGGGTACAGCAGACAGCAGTGGCCTTGATGACAGTTCTCGGGACAGATTTGTTGGTCCTCTTCCTAGAGACGGCACAGTCGGCTGCAGCAGTGACTACAGCAGCCAGAGCTACTCGTACTCCTCTATCCTCAGCAAATCAGAAACGG GATATGTTGGGTTGGTAAACCAAGCCATGACCTGCTACCTAAACAGCTTGCTGCAGACCCTCTATATGACtcctgagttcagaaatgctctGTACAA CTGGGAGTTTGAGGAGTCTGAAGAAGACCAAGTTACCAGCATCCCATACCAACTCCAGCGGCTCTTTGTTTTGTTGCAAACCAGTAAGAAAAGAGCCATCGAAACAACAGATGTGACCCGCAGCTTTGGGTGGGACAGCAGTGAAG CTTGGCAACAGCATGATGTCCAGGAGTTATGCAGAGTCATGTTTGATGCACTGGAGCAAAAGTGGAGACAGACTGAGCAG GCTGACCTTATCAATCAGCTGTATCAGGGCAAGTTGAAGGATTATGTACGGTGTCTGGAGTGTGGATACGAGAGCTGGAGGATCGACACTTATCTCGATATCCCGCTGGTCATCCGACCCTATGGTTCCAGCCAGGCATTTGGCAGTGTG GAAGAAGCACTTCAAGCATTCATCCAGCCAGAGACTCTGGATGGCCCCAATCAATACTTCTGTGAGCGCTGTAAAAAGAAATGTGATGCACGAAAG gGTTTGAGGTTCCTGCACGTTCCATACTTGTTGACGCTCCAGTTAAAGCGGTTTGACTTTGACTACACCACCATGCATCGGATTAAGCTGAACGATCGTATGACTTTCCCTGAAGAGCTGGATATGAGTCCTTTTATTGATGTAGAAGATGAG AAATCGCCTCAAACCGAGAGTTGCACAGACAGTGGAGCTGAAAACGAAGGGAGTTGTCACAGCGATCAGATGAGCAATGATTTCTCCACTGATGATGGCGTTGATGAGGGAATTTGTCTGGAGAACAGCAGCAGTGCAGGTTTAAAATCTAAG aGTTCTTTAACTTACGAGCTCTTCTCAGTTATGGTCCACTCTGGAAGTGCTGCTGGGGGCCACTACTATGCTTGCATCAAATCGTTCAGTGACGGCCAGTGGTACAGTTTTAATGATCAGCATGTTAGCAAG ATTACCCAAGATGACATTCGGAAAACTTACGGTGGATCCTCAGGAAGCAGAGGCTATTACTCCAGTGCCTTTGCCAG CTCTACAAATGCATACATGCTGATTTATAGGCTTAAGGATCCTGCAAGGAATGCAA AGTATCTGGATGTTCAAGAATTTCCAGAGCATATAAAATATCTAGATCAAAAAGAGAAGGAGATGGAAGAGCAGGAAAAGAGACAACGCGAAATTGAACGCAACACCTGCAAG ATTAAGCTGTTTTGCATGCACCCTGTGAAGATGATCATGATGGAAAACAAACTTGAAGTCCATAGAGATAAAACACTGAAGGAAGCTGTGGAAATGGCATATAAG TTGCTGGATCTGGATGGGATTGTTGCACTGGACTGCTGTCGCCTTGTTAAATATGATGAGTTTCATGAGTACCTGGAAAGGTCCTATGAAGGAGAGGAGGAGACCCCAATGGGATTGTTGCTAGGTGGAGTGAAGTCATCCTATATGTTTGACCTGCTGTTAGAAACAAAAAGACCAGAACAGGTCTTCCAACTGTACAAACCAGGAG aagTAATGGTGAAAGTGCATGTTGTTGACCTGAAAACGGAGACCATTGCCCTTCCTGTCACTGTTCGAGCTTACTTGAACCAGACGGTCACAGAGTTCACACAGCTCCTTTCACAg GCAACAGGACTTTCTGCAGACACAATGCGCATAGTGCTGGAGCGTTGCTATAATGATCTAAGACTGCTCTATGTGCCCAATAAGACACTGAAGGCAGAGGGATTCTTTAGAAGCAACAAG GTGTTCATTGAAAGCTCCGATTCAGCAGATCATCAGGTCACATTTACGGATTCTCATTTATGGAAGCTTCTTGATCGCCATGGAAACACTATTAGGTTGTATGTGTCTTTACCTGTACAATCCCAGCTTAACAGGACCCTTCCACAAAAAGTTGATGGCAATTCGGGCAGTTTAGAGGATACCTTTGAAAGGGCGAAGGGTAACAGAAAGACTGTGGAAGCAATTTTGGAAGAAAGCACTGAAAAACTCAAGAACTTGTCACTCCAACAGCAGGGAGGAAACAGCGAGAACGTCAAGAGCACAGAGACATGCGACTTTGAGAATATCGAGTCCCCCTCCCAGGAAGCTGACTCTACCTCATTAGACAACAGAGAGCTGGATAACCGGATTCAGATCTCCGATCCTGAAAACAACTTGCAGTCTGAGGAGCGCTCAGACTCTGACTTAAACAATGACCGCAGCACTAGCTCAGTGGATAGCGATATCCTCAGCTCAGGTCACAGTAGTGACACATTGTGCAATGCTGACAATGCTCCCATCCCTTTAGCCAACGGGCTGGATTCTCACAGCATCACGTGCAGTCGGAGGTCAAAAGCAAACGAGGGCAAAAAGGAAACGTGGGATACCGCAGAGGAGGATTCTGGGACAGACAGTGAATATGATGAGAATGGGAAGAGCAAAGGAGAGACGCAGTATGTTTATTTCAGGGCAGAGCCATACACTTCAGATGATGGTTCAGGAGAAGggcaaaaat GTTTATTGGTCCATCTTGATAAACGGATTACGCTGGCTGCCTTCAAACAAAATGTGGAGTCCTTTGTTGGAGTTCCATCCTCCCAGTTTAAGGTCTTCCGGGTCTATGCCAACAACCAGGAGTTTGAAAGTGTTAGGCTAAATGAAACTCTATCCTCATTTTCAGATGATAACAAG ATGATAATACGATTAGGAAGAGCACTAAAAAAAGGGGAGTATCGTGTCAAAGTTTACCAGCTTCTAGTAAATGATCCAGAG CCCTGCAGGTTTTTGATAGATTCGGTGTTTGCAAAAGGAATGACTGTGCGGCAGTCTAAAGAAGAGCTTTTGCTTCCTCTCAAGGAGCAGTGTAAGCTGAACCTCAGTATTGACAG ATTTCGACTGCGAAAGAAGACTTGGAAAAATCCTGGAACAGTATTTCTGGACTATCATGTCTATGAAGAAGATATCAACATCTCCAGCAATTGGGAGGTCTTCCTTGAAGTGCTTGATG AACCTGAGAAAATGAAGTCTATGTCCCAACTAGCTGTGCTAACAAGGCGATGGAGACCGTCACAAATGAAGCTGGAACCCTTCCAGGAAGTGGTCCTGGAAAGCAGCAGCGTCGATGAACTTAAGCAGAAG CTGAGTGAGATAAGTGGGATTCCTGTTGAAAATACAGAATTTGCAAAG GGTAGAGGAACATTTCCCTGTGATATCTCAATCTTGGAAATTCATCAGGATTTAGATTGGAATCCAAAAGTATCGACACTCAATGTTTGGCCTCTCTATATCTGTGATGATGGAGCGGTCGTCTTTTACAG GGACAAGACAGAGGAGCTGATGGATCTGTCAGATGAAGACAGGAATGAACTCATGAAAAAAGAAAGCAGTCGTCTCCTTAAGACAGGACACAGAGTGAACTACTCTCCCCGTAAAGAGAAAGCACTAAAGATCTATTTGGATGGTGCACCAAGTAAAGACTCAAGCCAGGACTGA